AGGATCTGCAGCCAGAAGAGCACGGCCCACAGCCCGTCCTTCTCGCGGATGTGGTGGCTGCCGGTGCCGAAGCTCTCCTCGCCGCAGAGGGTGATCCGGCCGGCATCGAGGAGATTGCCGAAGAACTTCCAGCCGGTGGGCGTCTCGAAGCAGTCGATGCCGAGCGCCTGGGCCACCACGTCGGCGGCGGCGCTGGTGGGCATCGAGCGGGCCACCCCGGCCAGGCCGTCGGCATAGCCCGGGGCCAGGGTGGCGTTGGCGGTGAGCACGGCCAGGCTGTCGCTGGGATTCACGAAACAGTGGTGGCCGAGGATCATGTTGCGGTCGCCGTCGCCATCGCAGGCCGCCCCGAAGCGGTAGCCGTCCCCCTTCAGCAGCAGGTCAGCCAGGTCGTGGGCGTAGGTGAGGTTCGGATCGGGGTGTCCGCCGCCGAAGTCCTCCAGGGGAACCCCATGCCGCACGGTGCCAGCGGGAGCCCCCAGCAGGCCTTCCAGGATTCTGTGGGCGTAGGGGCCCGTCACCGCGTGCATGGCGTCGAAGGCCATGGGGAAATCGTTCCGCAGCAGATCGGCGATGGCGTCGAAATCGAACAGGCCCTGCATCAGGGCCACGTAGTCGTCGACGCCATCGATCACCTCCACCTGGAGGCTGCCCAGGCTCCACTGGCCCGGCGCCTCCAGCCAGCCTCCAGGGCCGGGCTCCACAGGGGCCGCGTCCTCGGCGATGCGGTAGCCCTCCAGCTGCTGGGTCACCGCAAAGATGGCTTCGGTGAGTGATTCCGGCGCGGGGCCGCCGTTGGCGCCGTTCAACTTGACGCCGAAGTCCCCGTCGGGACCACCGGGGTTGTGGCTGGCGGACAGGATGATGCCGCCGATCGCCTGCCGTTGGCGGATCAGATGGGAGGCCGCGGGGGTGGAGAGGATTCCCCCCGTGGTGGTGATCACCCGGGCGACGCCGTGGGCGGCGGCCATGCGGCAGATCACGCCGATGGCCTGGCGGTTGCCGTAGCGGCCGTCGCCGCCCAGCACCAGCGTGCCGCCGGCCACCCCCGGCAGCACGCGGAAGATCGCCTCGATGAAGCTCTCGAGGTAGTGGGGTGTGGCGAACTGACGGCTGCTCTTGCGAAGCCCGGAGGTGCCCGGCTTCTGGTCGCTGAACGGCTGGGCCAGTGACACCTGCCGGACGTTCATGGCCATGGGGAAAGCAGCCTTGCGGGGCCCCAAACTACCCCTCGCCCCCCACGGCACCGGTGTTCTGGCCTACGCCACCGCTGCCGCGTGCCCCGCTCCAGCAGTGGGCGATTCCAGGCTCCCTGACTAGCGTGAAGCGAGTGCACGACGGCCCAGATGCCGATGCGGACGGTGATCCAGGCGATGAGGTTGATCCAGGTGATGCGAATGGCGATCCCGCTGAACCCCCGACCCCTCCAGGCCATGCCCCGCCGCCAAGGCCGAGCCCGGAACCTCCCGCTCGCCTGCGGCGGCATGCTCCTCGGCCTGGCGGCCTCCCTGCCAGCTCTGGGACCTGCTCCGGCCGGTGGCGCCGTGATGGGCGGGGCGCGCGCCCTTCCCTATGCCGAATCGGTGCAGGTCACCCGCAAGGCCGCCGAGGCCGTGCTGGCCCGCAGTGGGGCCGAAAGTTGCCTGCGGGGCAAACTCACCAACGCGCTGCTCGGTCTTTCCGCCAGCTGCGGCGCGGCTGGCCAGCGCAATGCCCTGTGCGAGCTGGCTGATCAGGCGGTGGTGCAACTGCACTGGCCGTTGTCGTTCATGGACGACACCTCCCGACGCCTTCTCGAACTGATCAAGGACGCCGAGGCCTGACGCCGAGGCCTGATGCAGAGGCCTGAGCACGCTCGACCCTGAACACGTTCAACCCTGAAGACTCTCGACGCAGCCTGGGGACCGGGATCAGGAACCCGGAACCAGGCCGAAACCAGAGCGGGGATTGCCGCTTGGCGCGCTGGGGCTCGCCTGCCGCAGCGGCTGGCTCAGCTGCCGGCAGAACCGCACCACGTCGTTGGCCACGCCGGTGAGACTCTCCCGCCGCTGAAAGCTGTTCTCCGGCACCACCCTGGCCTCCTGGCCGATCTGCCAGAGCGCGTCCTTGCAGTTCCCGCTCAGACGCGGGTGGTCAAGCAGGGGATCGGCTGTGGCACGGGCCTGGGCGCAGACGGCGGCGCTGTTGTCCCGCCCGCAACCGATCGTGTCGAGCTGCAGCTGGCGCAGCAGCTCCTGGCTGGGGTAGTCGGGTTCCTCCGCCCGGGCTGGAACGGCGAGGCCCAGGCCGAAGACCTGGGCCGCCAGGAGCACGAGGGTGGGCAGGACCCATGAGCTGGAGCGGGCCATCGCTCGACTGCGGCAGGCCTCCATCATTGCCGGGCTTCTTCCAGGTTGCCGAGCCCCAGCCGCAGGGGCTTCTGGCTGTGGCTCCAGTGACGGGCCAGGGCAGGGCCCACCCAGGGGGCGGCAGCCGCCAGCAGGCTTCGCAGCAGCGGCTGCCGCTGCAGCAGCAGACCTCGCCCGGCCTCCCGGGCCTGAAGCCGCTGCAGGGTGAGGGTCTCCCCGCGGCGCAGGGCCTCGATCCGGGCGAGCACCGCATCCAGCGCGTCCGGATCGGCAGGGCCCCGGCGCAACGCCTCGCCCAGCAGGTGGCCCGCCACGCAGGCATCGCGCAGGGCCAGGTTGATCCCCTGCGCCCGCACCGGGCTCATGGGATGGGCGGCATCCCCCAGCAGCAGCAGGCCGGGACGCCACCAGCACGGCGCCAGCCCCACCTCAACCCGCAGCCGCACCGGCTCCGCCGCAAGGCACGGTTCCCGCTGCAGCCAGTGGCGCAGATCAGGGGGGCTCTGGCGGGCCATCCGCTGGCACCAGGCCTGCGGGGTGAGGGCCGGCGTCGGAGCCTCCGCGTCCAGCACCCAGCCCATCTGCAGTCCGCCGTTGGCGCTGCCGAAGGCACTGAAGAGTCCCTCAGGCCCCAGGGCCGTCAGGAAGTCGCCCCCCAGCGGCAGGGCAGCTCCTGGATCGCCGTCGCCTAGCAGGAACCAGAGCAC
This sequence is a window from Cyanobium sp. PCC 7001. Protein-coding genes within it:
- a CDS encoding alpha-D-glucose phosphate-specific phosphoglucomutase, whose translation is MAMNVRQVSLAQPFSDQKPGTSGLRKSSRQFATPHYLESFIEAIFRVLPGVAGGTLVLGGDGRYGNRQAIGVICRMAAAHGVARVITTTGGILSTPAASHLIRQRQAIGGIILSASHNPGGPDGDFGVKLNGANGGPAPESLTEAIFAVTQQLEGYRIAEDAAPVEPGPGGWLEAPGQWSLGSLQVEVIDGVDDYVALMQGLFDFDAIADLLRNDFPMAFDAMHAVTGPYAHRILEGLLGAPAGTVRHGVPLEDFGGGHPDPNLTYAHDLADLLLKGDGYRFGAACDGDGDRNMILGHHCFVNPSDSLAVLTANATLAPGYADGLAGVARSMPTSAAADVVAQALGIDCFETPTGWKFFGNLLDAGRITLCGEESFGTGSHHIREKDGLWAVLFWLQILARRRCSVATIMQEHWARYGRHYYSRHDYEAIPSEAAAGLYGRVRQMQPALVGQAFAGRTIQLADDFAYTDPVDGSMSQGQGLRLLLDDGSRVVLRLSGTGTQGATLRVYLERYVPPSGNLGQDPQAALGDLIGAIDALAEIRSRTGMERPTVIT
- a CDS encoding FAD-dependent oxidoreductase yields the protein MAMDPVVVVGAGPAGASVALLLSRRGLPVVLVEAASQFARQFRGEGLMPHGLAALEAMDLGAVIATVPHRPLTGWRFCLDGQPLFRVAEPLEGEGHPACTLVHQPALLEALVALVRQQPQARVRLGERVSDLVQEGGRIRGVRLASGETLRSSLVLACDGRQSRLRQLAGLQLESAGSPIDVLWFLLGDGDPGAALPLGGDFLTALGPEGLFSAFGSANGGLQMGWVLDAEAPTPALTPQAWCQRMARQSPPDLRHWLQREPCLAAEPVRLRVEVGLAPCWWRPGLLLLGDAAHPMSPVRAQGINLALRDACVAGHLLGEALRRGPADPDALDAVLARIEALRRGETLTLQRLQAREAGRGLLLQRQPLLRSLLAAAAPWVGPALARHWSHSQKPLRLGLGNLEEARQ